DNA from Stenotrophomonas acidaminiphila:
CCATCATCCACCAGCAAGGGGGCGGCTTGCTGGCCCAGCAGGAACAGGGTGTTGCAGAGGATCGCGCTGGCCACCATGACCTGCAGCACGATCAGCCGGGGCATCAATGGGTTGCGGCGCAGCGCGGACAACAGAGGGAACATGCTGGTCTTCCTTAGAGCGTCTTGACCTGCAGCGCCGGCTCCTGCCGGGCCGCGCGCAGCGCAGGCAGCAATCCCACCAGCAGGCCGGTGAGCAGTGCCAGCGCCAGCAAGGCAAGGAACAGTGGGAGGCTGAAGCGCGCCAGTGGTGCATACGCCTCACCCTGTTGGCGCATCAGCCACAGCCCGCCCAGTGTCAACGGCAATGCGAGTACGCCCCCCAGCACTCCGGCCAGTCCGGCTTCCACCAGGCAGGCGGCGATGATCGAGCGCCGTGGCGCACCGAGTACACGGCGTACGCCGTGCTCGCCGGCACGGCGCAGGAAGCGCGCGGCCAACAGGCCGGCGACATTGACCAGGCACAAGGCCAGCAAGCCGGCGGCCAGCCACAGGTTCAGGCGCACGCTGTCGGGCACGACGCGGTTGAAACGCAGCCATTCGCCCATGGGCCGCAGGGTCGTGTCGGCAGCGCGCTCGAAGGCCCCACTGGCCCGCCGCTGCGCTGCGAACGCCTGCAGACTGCGTGCATACGCTTCATGCTGAACCCCATCCAGCAGCTCGGCCCACAGCACCAGCCACCGGCAGTTGTCGATGTTGATTTCGTCGAAGCGGAAACCATCGAAGCCACCCCCATCGCATTGGCGTGTACTGGTGACCTCCACGCCCGCGTCCACCGCGGCCATCGCCGGCACGAAGATCTCGTCGCCATGGCCCTGCCAACCGGGATCGTTGCCGGGCAGGAAATGTGGGCGTGGGCGTGGTGCCCAGCGCTCGCTGATGCCGATCACCTGGAATGTATGGCGGCCAAGGCGGATCCCCGCACCGGTGCCGTCTTCGCGGCCAAGCAGGCGCTGGCTCAGCGCGCGGCTGATCACCACCACCGGCGCGCGCGTCTGTTCTTCCTCCGGCGTCCAGGCACGGCCATGGCGCAGTGGTACGCCGAACATCGACAGCATGGGCCCTACCGCCAGCACCGCCGATGCGGTGCGCGTGTTGCTGCCGTCGGCATTGCTCACCGACAGCGGCGCGGTCAGCAGCGCCACCTGGCGGACGTCCGCCTGCTGGTGACGCATCGCCTGCACGTCCTGCAGCTTCCAAAGCGGCGGTACGCTGGCGCCAGTGCCATCGATGCTGTCGTTCTCGCCACTGCGTGCCGCCGGGCGCGAATCAGCCCAGGCGATGTAGAGCCTGTGGCTGATGCCGGGCAGCGGATCAGCCGACAGCACCGACAACAGCGTCAGCATGGTCATCACCGATGCGAGCCCCAATGCCAGGGTCAGCACCGCCAGCAGCATTGTCCGCGGATGCCGCAGGCAGCCACGCAGGCCGGTTTCCAGCGTGTAGTTCATGGCTGCGCGGGCGTGGGCGCCGTGCGGTGGCCGTAGCTCAGCACGCGGGTGATCGACCACTGGCCATCGTGCAGGCGCCACAGCATGACGAAGTCGGCCAGTCCCTCGCACTTGCCGCTGGCGGTGTCGCAGAAGCGGTGGCTGCCCTGGGCGATGGCGCCGAAATCCTTGACCGGGAACACCTGCAGGCTGCCGTCGATCAGTTCGCGCGTGTAACGGCCGCAGGCATGGCGGCGGGTGTTGTCGAGCATGGCCTCGCGGGTCCAGGTGACGCCGCCGGTGTCGTGGTAGAACTCCACCGCCGGGTCGAAATAGCCGGCGTGCTTCTCCAGCTGGGCCGGATCCTGGCAATGGTTGAAGCTGTCGAACACGGCGCGGTCGAGCGTGGCGATGGTAGTGGCCAGGTCATCGGCCGCCAGTGCCGCGACGGCCGGCGCCAGCAGCAGGGGCAACAGGTACAGCGGGGTCTTCATGGGGGTTTCTCCTGCGCCGGTCAGGCGCTGCGGGTGGCGACGGCGGGCGGGATCGCCGCGGCGCGGCGCGCCGGGCCGAACACCGCGACCTGGCCCAGCAGCCACAGCACCAGCGCGCTGGCCGGGAGGTAGGCCAGGGGCAGGCGCGGCAGCTCGTACTGGCGCATCAGGGTGAGGTTCAAGGTGTAGGCCAGCAGTACCCCGATCAGGATGCCGGTGCTGGTGAGGATGAAATTCTCGGCCTGGAAGTAGCGCAGGATCTGGGTGCGGGTGGCGCCCAGCGCGCGGCGGATGCCGATCTGGCGGGTGCGCTGCTGCACCCAGAAGCTGGCGAGGCCGACGATGCCGAACGCGGTGACCGCCAGCAGCGCGACGCACACGCTCACCAGCAGCCAGATCACCGCGCGGTCACGGCTGTAGAAGTCGCGGCGCATCTCGCTGACGGTCTTGCGGGTGTCGACGATCCGGTTGGGGTCGGCGCGGGTGAGCGCGGCCACCGCGGCCTTCAGCACCTCGTCGCGGCGGGCCGGATCGGTACGCAGGACATAGCTGCCGTGGGACACCCACAGCGGGAAGATCATGGTGTGGTCGCTGTCCTCGAACATGCGTCCGCGCCCGGGAGCGATCAGCCGGTCGACCACGCCGACCACGCGGGTGGGCTGGTCGCCCCACACGTAGATGTCGCGGCCCAGCGCGCTCCCGCCGGGGAACAGGCGTGCGGCCAGCGCGCGGCTCAGCAGCACGGCGGGCACCTGCGGCGCCTGCCCCGGTGCGTCCAGGGCGTCCTGGTCCTGGTACTCGTCCGGGTTGAAGCCGCGGCCCTCCACCACGCGCAGGCCCAGGGTGGGCAGCAGGTGGCCGTCGTCCATGTAGTTGGAGGCGGTGACGACCGCGTCGGCCTGGCCCGGGCGCAGGTTGATGCCAGAGGCCCAGACGTTGTCGCCGTAGGGTAGCTGGTTGACGCTGCTGACCGACCTGACCCCGGGGACGGCGGCCAGGGTGGCGGTGTCCTCGCGCCGCATCGCGTCGCGGTTGCGGTCCGGTTGCAGGCTGCTGACGCTGATATGGACCAGTTCGTCCTCGGCGATGCCGCTTTCGCGGCGCATTTCCGTGGTGCGGTTGCCGATCACGAAGATCGCGTTGCAGATGATCGCGCAGCTCAGGGCGATCTCCAGCACGATCAGCGCCGCGGCGGTCTTGTGCCGCATGAGGATCGAGAGGATCGGACGGATTTCCATGGGAATCTCCGGGAGCGAGGAATGAGTAAAGAGGAGTGAGGAGCGAGAAGAAGCGACGGCAAGCCGTTGCTTCATTTCTCAGCTGCGATCACTGCTCATGAAAAAACGACAGGCTTGATTGAAAGTGCTCTTGATCTGGACTTCTCTCACTTCTCACTCCTCTTCACTCGTTCCTGCTTCACTGGCTCTTGAGCTGCAGTGCCGGCGGCACCTGCATCGCGCGCCAGGCCGGCAGCAGGCCCGCAAGCAGGCTGGCGGCCAGCGCCAGGGTGACGGTCAACAGCAGGGTGCCGGTATCCATCTGCGCCAGCCGTGCGTAATCGTCCGGCTGCTGGCGGATCAGCCACAGGCCCAGCGCGGCGAAGCCCAGGCCGAGCAGGCCGCCGGCCAGGCCGATGGCGCCGGCTTCCACCAGGCATTGCCGGAAGATATCGCCGCGCGCGGCGCCGAGCGCACGGCGCACGCCGATCTCGCCACTGCGGCGCAGGAACTTGGCCAGCAGCAGGCCGACGGTGTTGAGCAGGCACACCAGCAGGAAGCCGAACGCCAGCCACATCTGCATGCGCACGTCGTTGGGCACCACGCGGTTGACGTCGAGCCAGCCCATGACGTCGTCCAGGCGCACGTTGGCCGGGCGTTCGAAACGGCCGGCGGCGCGCTGCTGGTCCGAATAGTCGGCCAGGTACTTGCGGTAGTCGGCAGCCTGTCCGGGCGATGCCAGCTCCACCCAGTACTGCACCCAGGCGCATGGCGCGTTGCGCCCGCGCGCGCCTTCCGGGTCGTTGTTGCTGTTGCCCCAGCAGTTCATGTTCCCCTGGGTGGGCAGGCGCATGTCGCGCGAGGTGGAGAACGGCAGGAACACCTGCTCGCCGCCGCCGAAGCGGCGGTTGCTGAGGTCGTAGAAGCGCGGGTTGAGCGTCCATTCGTCCATCACCCCGATGACACGCAGCACCCCCTGCGGCAGCCGGATCTCGCGCCCGACCGGGTCGGCGTCGGCGAACAGCTTCGTGGCCAACCCGGAGCCGATCACCGCCACCCGCGCGCGTGCGGCGTCGTCGTCCGCGCTCCACCCGCGGCCGGCGCGCAGCGGCGCGTTGAACATGGTGAAGAAATCGGCCGAGGTGTAGCGCGATGCGGCACGGAAGGGCTGCGCCGCGGCGCCTTCCGGCAGGACCGTCACCGCGCCGGCGCTCATCATCGCCTGGCGCACGCCGCGCTTCTGCCGCAGCAGTTCCTCGGCGTCGAAGCGGGTCAGCTGGTCCATCGGCTCCGGGTCAAGGCTGACGTCGCGGCCGAGCGTGCGCGGCTCCAGCCGCGGGTAGAACAGGCGCGTGCTCTTGTCCGGTATCGGGTCGCCGGACAGCACCTTGTACAGCGTCAGCGTGGTCATCGCCGCACCGATGCCGATGCCGATCGTCACCACCATCAAGGTGGTCAGTACCCTGTTGCGGCGGAAGCTTCGCAGCGCGAGCTGCAGGTAGTAGCCGAGCATATGGTTCCCCGTGGTGCGGTGTTCCCTGTGGCCCGGGACGGGTCCCGGGCCTGCCTCCCCGCGTGCGTCCTGCCGCCGCGGGAAGGGCGTCCGTGGTCAGGTGCTGCGGGTGGCGACGGCCGGCGGGATCGCCGCGGCGCGGCGCGCCGGGCCGAACACTGCGACCTGGCCCAGCAGCCACAGCGCCACGGCGCCGAGCGGCAGGTACAGCAGCGGCAGCCGCGGCAGCTCGTAGCGCCCCATCAGCCACTGGTTCAGCAGGTACGCCAGCAGCATGCCGACGATGATGCCGATGGTCGCCAGCAGGAAGTTCTCGGTCTGGAAGTAACGCAGGATCTGGCCCTTGGTCGCGCCGAGGGCGCGGCGGATGCCGATCTGCTTGGTGCGCTGCTGCACCCAGAAGCTGGCCAGGCCGACGATGCCCAGCGCGGTCACCAGCAGCAGCAGCGCGCTGACGATCAGCAGCAGGCCGATCATGTCGCGGTCGTTGGCGAAGTACTTGGCGCGGCCCTCTTCGTAGGTCTGCTTGCGCCAGACCAGGCGGTTGGGGTCGTTCCTGTCCAGCGCGGCCAGCGCCTGTTCGAGCACCTCGGCGCGGCGTGCCGGGTCGCTGACCCGGATCAGGTAGCGGCCGCCGTTGGAGAAGTTCATGCGGATCGGGAAGATCGCCGAGAACGTGCGGTTGCCGCCCATCAGGTTGGGCCGCAGCAGGGTGTCCACCACGCCGACGATGGTCAGCGGGATGTTGGCCATGTACACGGTTTTGCCCAGCGCGTCGCCTTCCGGGAACATCTTGTCGGCGGCGGCCTTGCTCAGCAGGATGGCCGAGGACAGGTTGCTCACGTCCTCGATCTTGTTCAGCTCGTCGCTGCTCTTGTATTCGTCGGCGTTGAAGTCGCGGCCGGCGACCAGCTTCAGCCCCATGGATGCCAGCGTGCCTTCGCCGAACATGTACTGGGTGGCGCTGAGGGTGGGGACTTCCTGTTCGGCGCTGAGCGAGAGCGAGGTGTTCCAGCTGCCGTTCTGGAACGGCAGCTGGTTGGTGATGGCCACGCGCTCCACGCCGGGGATGGCGCGCAGCGACGCCAGGTCCTGCGCGGTGCGGGCATCGGCGTCGGTCTGCTGGCCGATGCCGCTCAGGGCGATCTCGACCAGCCGGTCATCGTCCATGCCGCTGGCCAGGTTCAGTGTCTCCAGGCGCTGGGTGACGATGAACAGTGCGTTGCAGATGATGGCGCAGCTCAGCGCGATCTCCAGCACGATCAGCGCGGCCGCCATCTTGTGGCGCGCCAGCGTGGAGAGGATGGGGCGGATTTCCATGGGGTTCTCCGGAAGCGGAAGAAAAAACGAGGGGTGGGAAGCGGGTGGAGAGCCGGTCGGACCTGCTCGCCACCCCTCCAGTCGTTCCAGCCTTACTGGCTCTTGAGCTGCAGCGCCGGGGTCACCTGCATCGCCCGCCAGGCCGGCAGGATGCCGGCCAGCAGGCTGGCGAAGATGGCCAGGGCGAAGGTCAGCACCAGCATCGAGCCGTCCAGGTGCGCGAGCGATGCGTACTCGGCCGGGCGCTGGCGCACCGCCCACAGGCCGCCGAGCGCGAACAGCAGGCCGAGCAGCCCGCCGGCCAGGCCCACGGTGCCGGCTTCGACCAGGCACTGCTTGAAGATCTC
Protein-coding regions in this window:
- a CDS encoding ABC transporter ATP-binding protein; its protein translation is MLGYYLQLALRSFRRNRVLTTLMVVTIGIGIGAAMTTLTLYKVLSGDPIPDKSTRLFYPRLEPRTLGRDVSLDPEPMDQLTRFDAEELLRQKRGVRQAMMSAGAVTVLPEGAAAQPFRAASRYTSADFFTMFNAPLRAGRGWSADDDAARARVAVIGSGLATKLFADADPVGREIRLPQGVLRVIGVMDEWTLNPRFYDLSNRRFGGGEQVFLPFSTSRDMRLPTQGNMNCWGNSNNDPEGARGRNAPCAWVQYWVELASPGQAADYRKYLADYSDQQRAAGRFERPANVRLDDVMGWLDVNRVVPNDVRMQMWLAFGFLLVCLLNTVGLLLAKFLRRSGEIGVRRALGAARGDIFRQCLVEAGAIGLAGGLLGLGFAALGLWLIRQQPDDYARLAQMDTGTLLLTVTLALAASLLAGLLPAWRAMQVPPALQLKSQ
- a CDS encoding ABC transporter permease; amino-acid sequence: MEIRPILSILMRHKTAAALIVLEIALSCAIICNAIFVIGNRTTEMRRESGIAEDELVHISVSSLQPDRNRDAMRREDTATLAAVPGVRSVSSVNQLPYGDNVWASGINLRPGQADAVVTASNYMDDGHLLPTLGLRVVEGRGFNPDEYQDQDALDAPGQAPQVPAVLLSRALAARLFPGGSALGRDIYVWGDQPTRVVGVVDRLIAPGRGRMFEDSDHTMIFPLWVSHGSYVLRTDPARRDEVLKAAVAALTRADPNRIVDTRKTVSEMRRDFYSRDRAVIWLLVSVCVALLAVTAFGIVGLASFWVQQRTRQIGIRRALGATRTQILRYFQAENFILTSTGILIGVLLAYTLNLTLMRQYELPRLPLAYLPASALVLWLLGQVAVFGPARRAAAIPPAVATRSA
- a CDS encoding ABC transporter permease, translating into MEIRPILSTLARHKMAAALIVLEIALSCAIICNALFIVTQRLETLNLASGMDDDRLVEIALSGIGQQTDADARTAQDLASLRAIPGVERVAITNQLPFQNGSWNTSLSLSAEQEVPTLSATQYMFGEGTLASMGLKLVAGRDFNADEYKSSDELNKIEDVSNLSSAILLSKAAADKMFPEGDALGKTVYMANIPLTIVGVVDTLLRPNLMGGNRTFSAIFPIRMNFSNGGRYLIRVSDPARRAEVLEQALAALDRNDPNRLVWRKQTYEEGRAKYFANDRDMIGLLLIVSALLLLVTALGIVGLASFWVQQRTKQIGIRRALGATKGQILRYFQTENFLLATIGIIVGMLLAYLLNQWLMGRYELPRLPLLYLPLGAVALWLLGQVAVFGPARRAAAIPPAVATRST
- a CDS encoding DUF4440 domain-containing protein gives rise to the protein MKTPLYLLPLLLAPAVAALAADDLATTIATLDRAVFDSFNHCQDPAQLEKHAGYFDPAVEFYHDTGGVTWTREAMLDNTRRHACGRYTRELIDGSLQVFPVKDFGAIAQGSHRFCDTASGKCEGLADFVMLWRLHDGQWSITRVLSYGHRTAPTPAQP
- a CDS encoding ABC transporter, translated to MNYTLETGLRGCLRHPRTMLLAVLTLALGLASVMTMLTLLSVLSADPLPGISHRLYIAWADSRPAARSGENDSIDGTGASVPPLWKLQDVQAMRHQQADVRQVALLTAPLSVSNADGSNTRTASAVLAVGPMLSMFGVPLRHGRAWTPEEEQTRAPVVVISRALSQRLLGREDGTGAGIRLGRHTFQVIGISERWAPRPRPHFLPGNDPGWQGHGDEIFVPAMAAVDAGVEVTSTRQCDGGGFDGFRFDEINIDNCRWLVLWAELLDGVQHEAYARSLQAFAAQRRASGAFERAADTTLRPMGEWLRFNRVVPDSVRLNLWLAAGLLALCLVNVAGLLAARFLRRAGEHGVRRVLGAPRRSIIAACLVEAGLAGVLGGVLALPLTLGGLWLMRQQGEAYAPLARFSLPLFLALLALALLTGLLVGLLPALRAARQEPALQVKTL